The sequence CGTCGAACGCGTCGAGCTGGGCGTGCAGGACGAAGTCGGTACGCGTCGACGTGAGCACCGTCCTGGTGACGGTCATAGCCTCCCACCCGTCCCGGCGGAAGCCGACGGTCCAGCGGGTCTCGCCCCGCACGGAGGTGACGTCGTCACCGACGCAGCTGTAGCGCTCGTGCGCGTTGCGCGTCACATCCAGCGCGATGTCTTCGTACCGCACGACGCCGAGATCCCGGACGACCTCGAGCGTCGATTCGTACTGCGTCAGGTCCCGGTGCACGGTCCAGCGCTGCTCGCCGGGCTCGAGCTGGGTGACACGGATCGGTGGTGTGCCCTCCGGCTCCCCGAACGACGTGAGGACGGCGTCCTCGGCGGAGCGGGGCGGACGGACCGGCAGCTCCAGCGAGCTCGCACCGGTGAACACCGTCAGGCGCACCGGTTCGGGAGGCGGCCAGGCCAGCGGCCAGTACGAGGTGGACACCGAGAGCCGGAGTCGATGACCGGCCGGGAAGGCCTGGGCCATTGCGTTCATGCCGACACGCACGGTGTACCGCCGTCCCGGCTCCAAGGGCTCCGGACGGGCGTGGCCGTTGTGGTGCGTCAGGTTCAGCAGGCCGTAGCTGACCCGGGTCGCCCTGCCGTCGGGGGCGACGTCCGACAGGCGAACGGCGACCAGCGCGATCGGCCGGCTCGAGGCGACGCCCAGCTCGACGACCGGCGAACCGAGGATCTCCAACCGCTCGGTCAACGGCCCGCTGTCGAAGACCAGCGAACCCCCGTCCTCCTCCCGTTGGTCGTACGGCAGGTCCGGCGGTGCGTCGTAGGAGCACCACTTGCCGGCGAACTGTCCGACCGACAGCGGTGACTCGATCGTCAGCTCCTCGGCGAACGGCTGCTCGTCGACCGTCGCGATGCGGCCGCGTCCGAGCGGGCGGGCCTCTGGGACGATGTCGGGTGATGGCCACTCGGGCACGCCGACCCAGCGACCCGGGCGCTCCTCGTAGGAGGTCGACGGCGGCACGCTCTCCTGCATCCAGATGCGCAGCATCGGGCCGTCGAGTACGTCGTTGTCGATGCCCTTGAGCCAGCGGTCCCACCAGGTGACGACCT is a genomic window of Euzebyales bacterium containing:
- a CDS encoding CocE/NonD family hydrolase; amino-acid sequence: MRSVTSLPYPIREDEHVAIQMSDGIRLAARIWRPVASDNDPVPAVLEFIPYRKRDLTSQRDSVQHPYIAGHGYACVRVDLRGSGDSEGVLTDEYLPTELDDAEQVLAWLAAQPWCNGTTGMMGISWGGFNSLQIAARRPPGLAAVVTVCASDDRYADDVHYMGGCLLSDNLSWASTMFAYNACPPDPALAGERWRDLWLERIEGSGLWLEEWLRHQRRDEYWRHGSVCEDYSDIAVPVLVASGWADGYTNAVFRLLAGLDVPRKGLVGPWSHKYPHLGRPGPAIGFLQEVVTWWDRWLKGIDNDVLDGPMLRIWMQESVPPSTSYEERPGRWVGVPEWPSPDIVPEARPLGRGRIATVDEQPFAEELTIESPLSVGQFAGKWCSYDAPPDLPYDQREEDGGSLVFDSGPLTERLEILGSPVVELGVASSRPIALVAVRLSDVAPDGRATRVSYGLLNLTHHNGHARPEPLEPGRRYTVRVGMNAMAQAFPAGHRLRLSVSTSYWPLAWPPPEPVRLTVFTGASSLELPVRPPRSAEDAVLTSFGEPEGTPPIRVTQLEPGEQRWTVHRDLTQYESTLEVVRDLGVVRYEDIALDVTRNAHERYSCVGDDVTSVRGETRWTVGFRRDGWEAMTVTRTVLTSTRTDFVLHAQLDAFDDDERVASRNWHVTIPRDHV